The following nucleotide sequence is from Salvia splendens isolate huo1 chromosome 2, SspV2, whole genome shotgun sequence.
CCTTGCAGTTTCATTAATGTCGACTGTAAGTCGTTCTCCATTACACTCCAGATTTATCGTCCCATGGCGGACATCGATGACTGTGCTGGCGGTGGATAGGAAAGGTCTTCCCAAGAGGATTCCAATGgactcctccgctcctggcTCCGTCATTTTTATGACAAAGAAGTCGGCGAGGTACATAAATTtgttcaccttgacgatttcatttTCCAGAATTCCTCCGAGGTAAATGCAGGACCCATTTGCCAGTTGTATCACCATATCGGTTTCGACAAGCTTTATTTTCCCCAGCTTTTCATACATAGAATAGGGCATAacattgatggaagcccctaggtcgcacattgcttgCTCCATTAGAATgtctctgatggaaattgggagcgtaaatacccATGGGTCTGTCTTTTTGGGCGGAAGGTCACTAGGTTGGACCAAACCGGTCACACTTTCTGCTTCGACCATACTCCCTTCTCAGTGTCTTGTTCACGGATGCTAGACTCAAAGCTTCCGTTATGACTGAGTCTCGGTGCTGGAAAACTCGCAGATGAGCTTTGATAAGCTgcttctgatttcagagagactgtattgacattctctcgccccCGCAGGTGGCTGCACTGTGGCCGGAAGTTTTCCTTCATTCCCTCTCAGCTCGCtcagtgacatggcgacctgagataatTGCTTCGTAAGCATATCTAGTGCAGCCTTTTGTTCCTTCTGAgcttcttgtatttctcgcattgTATCTTGGGGCTGATGCGGGATCATCACATCTCCTGGACTTTCATTTTGTTGCTTGTTATATCTTTGATTTAAACGACCTCCTCCATTGCCTTGCTGGTGGTAACCGGAAGGGTCATACTACTTTATTTGGAAGTGATTCTGctggtttcctctttggtactgCGGGACATAGTTCACCGTTTGATTATTTGGCTgtcttccctggttgctaaactgAGGGACTTGGTGCTGGTACCCCCActctccttcctgttgtcggcttgaccagttaggctgtcctccacttgaccagttcccttgaggtccacttgaccatcctgcctgacctccctgcattctgttccctccagtgtttgccATCTCCTGGATCCGAGCAGGACAGTTGGGCTGCCCTTCGGTGAGTTGTAAGGACTGCGTCGggggtggttggctttgattctgatcagtccacctaaagtttgggtggtccctccatggagcatctctctgcttcccctggatccagttgccatttgcgttcCAATGACCtacggcattcacttgggcttgcggctctacctcagggggtAATTCacagtaataataatgatgttcttctggtggggacggttgcggcacatactgtgtctcctttggtgcaggtggtggtaGCTGTAATACCccgtaaaaaaaagagaaaaaaaaataattatttattccaaatttGTAGTCATctacttggtcaaatatatttctccaaaCACCATCACCTAACGATTTCTCCATATCTCCTTCTCTCCTTAAAAATCTCCAACCAAATACTCTCTGTTAACTCTATTTATACATCTCCTTCCACAATCTAGCAAAACCGTCGTTCCTACAGTTTTCTTCCTTTCATTGAAGTTTGAATGAGAAACCAAGAGAGTTGCAATTTTTCAATATCTTCTCTTCTGCAAGTCTTGCCTCTTCCGGATGGTATATACACAATCCTTGATAGTCTCTGCATTCAATTCCATGATTTAGTTTCACATAATCACACACGGGAATAAATCCCTTTTGAAATTCTCGAAACTGTTGAATGATGGATTCGTGTAAAAGCCTCGATCTTTAACACTATTAGAAGCTGCCCttttgttttcccttcaattCAATTCTTGGAAAATATTTCTGCCTACCTACTAAAAATTGGAATCGGATAATCAGAAATTTAATAAAGGTGAGAATGGGGAAAAGGGGATGGAACTTACCTGTTGTGCGAACGGTGCTGCTCGGCGGCGAAGGAGCGGTGACGGCTGTGAATTGCAATGGCTATGGACAGCGGCTGCTGGTACAGCAGCGAGCGAGAGGGAGAGAATCTGTTTTAGGGGTTTTTGTGTATACTTGGATGATATAGAGACGAGAACCTGAGCTTGTTGAGAGGAATTGTTGTGGTGAATTTGTGGAAGAATGgcggagggagagagagacgtgagattgagagagagaggaattttaataaaattgaatgaagaagaaagaggtTGGGAGACGTGTTTGGTGGCCTGGAGTACTTTAGTTCATTTGTTTAAAGGCTTGGGCCATTTAATTCATTTACAAATTTTGGGCCTTTGGTTTTTAAAAGAATTGGGCCtcattaattaaaattggatgttttgtttggctcttttattttgtttggggcttcataattaaattggagatataaggtgggggaataattaagttttgagccgataattaatcgtgatgaattatttaattaatcccaGAATATTTCGAAGGATGAATAATCTTTATCctaagtccaaaataaatatattttcgaaGGGAAATGATcgtgataatttaattatgcacttttctaatttttgggaatttatttcgatatcatgatggaaaatacgccgagccaacggaggaacgcggccgccgaataataaaaaaccgagaaacgagataaacgattttaattagggtgcatgcatcttatttatttacttgattcattgtattgatttatgtgttatttaaatgctaaaggtgattccttgcaagagagacgtgatatcaagggaaaggaaataatttcggattaagAACTTGacgtgggctttctttttaaataagggtaATGCCCTAAgtttatttttatgtgaaaatgatatgaatatttgtcatgccgtgttttgttttattctatggaacctatctgatgtggcttttgccatcaatggataatcgaattcgggtctgtctagggagtgagtctcTATTCAGGCTactgtacacctatggagattgTGAGCcatcttttgggtcggccggtctagtgactaggaatgtggccacgttccttgtcatcaatggatcagatatgggagatagctatgggaaaatggttgatcaaccgaattttacaatggaaatgattttagtgtcttgggcgatttctaaagttaaaaccccaaggtcactcaatggtggcatgataaatactttttataaaatattttcggcttgagtccactgagtgcatcaagtactcagccctgcatttctttttaaaaaatgtgcaggttgagcagtgacgagcgcggtgggtgttgagcataaaagtgaagaatgtcaatcaaatgtctagaatatgttgtgtcttcatacatagcattattctactctcgaaatgcttccgctaaatattgtttcttttgagttgtcgattgttgagatactatgattttattcgagctattcccatttgttttgggctatggttgagttgtgttgttttcccctttcttccccgctacTTTAATCTTCCCCTAGTCGCGAtaaaccgtgttttctatccttagaaaatgcgggcgtgacaatagCGGTCTTCTTCTACTGCCTCCAGCaacttcttctccatttgctcaaagcgagcctccaacttttcatcattgcgtgtctctgctgcgtgcactacccctcttctatactggcctcgagatgtctcatacgaccgcttagcctcgatcagcctctccaatatatttttggcttggctaaaCGGGGTTTTCGAGAAATtcccttgagctgcgaggttgaggtcgttctttcTGTCCACCGTAagtccgccatagaagatcgagtagatctcccgctccctcagcttgtggttggggcatgcttgaagcagcccttggaatctgtcccagtattgaccgaggggctcgtcgtactcctgtctggcttcggTAATCTCCAGTTTGAGGGCACTCGTCTTTGATGCTGGAAATAAGCGGTCtaggaatatcatgcggaactcggcccatgttctgatggatccttctggcagtcttgacagccagacacctgcatcgcccttcaaaacgaagggaatagctttgagcctggaatcttcggatgtggatccagccggcacgggctgaatgtcacagtatcggcagaactCCTTCAGGAAGGCGTACAGACATTCCTTTGAAAGACCgtagaagtgggacaaaacggccaatactcctgatttgatcgcgatggtccgcatcccaggagtagcggcaatggcatgtgtgggctccttctcatcatgagcgtgcagagagccgATTCCAGAGTCATTAAATCTCTGCTTCTGttcgttctggtggtggtggtagtgtgttctgttcagcggctgttgctgctgcttctaatgctGCTCTGAAATGGGTGATGACAACGCCGGCTTcttggactctccaatgagcgttacCGCTTCTGTATATAAGAGGGTGATTCCAGTGGCCgccgcggtggtaccttctcatcaacagcagaaaaaataaatgagaaacaaaaaaaaaactatttactCCTACGTACTACGCACAAACATGAAGTAACACcctgcttccccggcaacggcgccatttt
It contains:
- the LOC121775822 gene encoding uncharacterized protein LOC121775822 — encoded protein: MVEAESVTGLVQPSDLPPKKTDPWVFTLPISIRDILMEQAMCDLGASINVMPYSMYEKLGKIKLVETDMVIQLANGSCIYLGGILENEIVKVNKFMYLADFFVIKMTEPGAEESIGILLGRPFLSTASTVIDVRHGTINLECNGERLTVDINETARKPQDGECILSVDTVRPLERKCLEKELFIKSSDFTDDEKLKKEAADWFEATITGNLDDQAIERAIMDFCKPT